Proteins found in one Paenibacillus wynnii genomic segment:
- a CDS encoding menaquinone biosynthetic enzyme MqnA/MqnD family protein, with amino-acid sequence MGSDGYTVIGKISYTNSWPVFYNFHPSTLRYPAEMVSEVPSVLNRGMSQGSIHVGALSSFAYAEASDRLLLLPDLSVSSDGPVKSIMLFSRAPLTEVANGIIAVTNTSATSVNLLKILLEKAFGGKPQYISADPDLEDMMEIADACLLIGDQAIRASWQDLGYIVTDIGELWKEWTGLGMTFAVWAVNRDAAEEKQEVIAEIVNAFAASKRLGLQDLTPIVKDACIAIGGTEAYWYGYFRNLCYDFGERQQKGLNLYFRYAYEMGLLLQEVKMELWSHNLLTRVKE; translated from the coding sequence CAAACTCATGGCCGGTATTTTATAATTTTCATCCTTCGACTTTGAGATACCCTGCAGAAATGGTGTCTGAGGTACCTTCGGTTCTCAATAGGGGAATGAGCCAAGGCAGTATACATGTAGGGGCGTTATCTTCTTTTGCCTATGCTGAAGCCAGCGACAGGTTGCTGCTTCTGCCGGATTTATCCGTCAGCTCGGATGGACCGGTCAAATCTATTATGCTATTTTCTAGAGCTCCTTTAACGGAGGTGGCCAATGGGATTATCGCCGTAACCAATACTTCTGCAACTTCAGTTAACTTGCTGAAGATATTACTCGAGAAGGCTTTCGGCGGAAAACCTCAGTACATAAGTGCTGATCCCGATCTGGAGGATATGATGGAGATTGCCGATGCCTGCCTGCTTATAGGAGATCAGGCCATTAGAGCTTCTTGGCAGGATCTAGGCTATATTGTTACCGATATTGGGGAACTATGGAAAGAATGGACTGGTTTGGGAATGACTTTTGCAGTGTGGGCTGTGAACAGGGATGCAGCAGAAGAGAAGCAGGAAGTCATAGCGGAAATTGTTAATGCCTTTGCAGCAAGTAAGAGACTTGGTCTTCAGGATCTGACGCCCATTGTCAAGGATGCCTGCATTGCCATCGGAGGGACCGAAGCCTACTGGTACGGGTATTTCCGTAATTTATGTTATGATTTTGGAGAAAGGCAGCAAAAAGGTCTGAATCTCTATTTTCGTTATGCCTATGAAATGGGTCTGCTGCTGCAGGAAGTGAAAATGGAGCTTTGGAGTCACAATCTGCTGACTAGGGTGAAAGAATGA